A part of Bacillus thuringiensis genomic DNA contains:
- a CDS encoding DUF3169 family protein has translation MKSKRKKQFDFVGKISLSMMGGFLTTYVALNLLSDEPRKLSSNTFIGVCTIFGILMMYYTWKNTRMLAEARDEEESVQGRKLGIISIYLRVGDIVTQAWFVYAVIACRRALLQDTNVSFAVWNLVASIVCLTTVVISGLITKNHYNKLYPEQGVTYMESMKMWTKNADEGLKHIVHEAGYKAYEFTNTILAYVWWAAVIYTAASDIDFVLIGLISFIWILHLGKFMYEMQRKMIY, from the coding sequence ATGAAGAGTAAACGAAAAAAACAATTTGATTTTGTGGGGAAAATATCATTAAGCATGATGGGTGGCTTTTTAACAACGTATGTAGCTTTAAATTTACTCTCGGATGAACCGAGAAAATTATCATCTAATACATTTATAGGTGTATGTACTATTTTTGGAATCTTAATGATGTATTACACTTGGAAGAATACACGTATGTTAGCGGAGGCTCGCGATGAGGAAGAGAGCGTACAAGGCAGAAAATTAGGCATTATAAGTATATATTTACGTGTAGGTGATATAGTTACGCAGGCATGGTTTGTATATGCGGTTATTGCATGTAGACGTGCACTGTTACAGGATACAAATGTTTCATTTGCAGTGTGGAATTTAGTAGCTTCTATTGTTTGTTTAACCACTGTAGTGATTAGCGGGCTCATAACAAAAAATCATTATAATAAGCTATATCCTGAACAAGGTGTAACATATATGGAATCTATGAAAATGTGGACGAAAAACGCAGACGAAGGATTAAAACATATTGTGCATGAGGCTGGATATAAAGCGTATGAATTTACGAATACAATATTGGCATATGTATGGTGGGCTGCCGTTATATATACAGCGGCTAGTGATATCGATTTTGTATTAATTGGCTTAATCTCATTTATTTGGATATTGCATCTTGGAAAATTCATGTACGAAATGCAGAGAAAAATGATTTATTAA
- a CDS encoding DedA family protein codes for MEWVHELFQQYGYYVVLVGLLLEYIALPFPGEPTLAYAGFLAQKGDLSLPILIILSFIGTSVGMTIQYFLGNKLGMPFIQKYGKYVFLTQRKIDLTRMWFDKYGYFLIFIGFFIPGVRHFTGYFAGIINLPFRRFAITIYSGALFWVSFFLIGGYWLGGNLHDIFGVLEGHIGKIIFGVLVIVVVTLGVRFRKQLKRAFLQNAS; via the coding sequence ATGGAATGGGTTCATGAATTATTTCAGCAGTACGGGTACTATGTTGTACTTGTTGGTTTGCTGTTAGAATATATTGCACTTCCGTTTCCGGGAGAACCGACGTTAGCATATGCGGGATTTTTAGCACAGAAGGGTGATTTAAGTTTACCGATCTTAATTATCCTATCCTTTATTGGGACAAGTGTAGGAATGACAATTCAATACTTTTTAGGAAATAAATTAGGTATGCCCTTTATTCAAAAGTATGGGAAATACGTATTTTTAACACAAAGAAAAATCGACTTAACAAGAATGTGGTTTGATAAGTATGGATACTTCCTGATTTTTATCGGTTTCTTTATTCCTGGTGTACGTCATTTTACAGGATACTTTGCAGGAATTATTAACTTACCATTCCGTCGCTTTGCAATTACAATTTACTCAGGTGCTCTATTTTGGGTATCATTCTTCTTAATCGGTGGTTACTGGTTAGGTGGCAACTTACATGATATTTTTGGAGTGTTAGAAGGTCATATCGGTAAAATCATTTTTGGAGTGCTTGTGATTGTAGTAGTTACGTTAGGAGTTCGTTTCCGCAAACAGTTAAAACGAGCATTCTTACAAAACGCAAGTTAA
- a CDS encoding L,D-transpeptidase — protein MKKLLLSALLSLGFLSIPFTAAEAATTKDQLVINTQLNKMDYYQNGKFIKSFTVATGKAGTPTPKGTFQIVNKIKNRPYYTGKIKGGDPRNPLGDRWLGLNMAGTYGTTYAIHGTNNNQAIGKWTTLGCIRMYNNDIHWLFERIPQQATVTVK, from the coding sequence ATGAAAAAATTATTATTAAGCGCCCTATTATCATTAGGATTTTTAAGTATCCCGTTTACAGCTGCGGAGGCAGCTACAACGAAAGATCAACTGGTTATAAACACGCAGTTAAATAAAATGGATTATTATCAAAACGGAAAATTTATAAAGAGTTTTACTGTCGCTACTGGAAAAGCAGGTACACCTACACCTAAAGGTACTTTTCAAATCGTTAATAAAATTAAAAACCGTCCTTACTATACAGGAAAAATTAAAGGCGGCGACCCACGTAATCCACTTGGTGACCGTTGGCTAGGCTTAAATATGGCTGGAACTTACGGAACAACTTATGCAATTCATGGTACGAACAATAATCAGGCAATCGGCAAGTGGACAACACTAGGTTGTATTCGTATGTATAACAATGATATACACTGGTTATTTGAGCGTATTCCACAGCAGGCTACTGTCACTGTAAAATAA
- a CDS encoding sensor histidine kinase, whose translation MATKSNRSTDNITKNIFIKTLLFCILLSLCLYQIIYFLASNYDKERFAKENGALSTEQADSDKQNDQSKMNQNKAVSQGDIFNFQSSIIDYKSLSTAINHLLQPSQTAKAKEHAQNIPRKNSTSAPLTETEKQVATNDALHKQNAASKPNDAQDDPKLTDALQQLAPNIGATMLALSLLGSLIYAKLIAKPFQFMSDALKDIMNLDFSDKKLLNKNTDQTDFNLQVAASQVPNIVKNLHTSNQDLRNELKKEQQLEQSRKEFMSMVSHELKTPIAAVMGQLDGMIHGIGAYKDRDKYLKRSYEMMQDINILTEKMSELSKIQNPQFKPDLKVISLTNIIEDVMKKVDYFVSVKQLNVQSNIKQDVQVLADPKFIQTAIFNIISNAIHYTIDHQHVYIKLYEKPNGYALEVLNTGSQIDEDKLAHLFEPFYRANPDKHGLVQGSGLGLYIVKQILDKHQFPYGIQNTPQGVKCSIVFPKAM comes from the coding sequence TTGGCTACAAAATCGAATCGTAGCACAGACAACATCACCAAAAATATTTTCATCAAAACCTTATTGTTTTGTATTCTTTTATCACTTTGTCTTTATCAAATTATTTATTTTCTAGCTTCAAACTATGATAAAGAACGTTTTGCAAAAGAAAATGGAGCGCTGTCTACAGAACAAGCGGATTCAGACAAACAAAACGACCAAAGTAAAATGAATCAAAATAAAGCTGTATCACAGGGAGACATTTTTAATTTCCAATCTTCTATTATAGATTATAAATCACTCTCTACAGCTATCAATCACCTTTTGCAGCCTAGCCAAACTGCAAAAGCAAAAGAACATGCTCAAAATATTCCGAGGAAAAATAGCACTTCTGCTCCACTTACAGAAACGGAAAAGCAAGTCGCTACTAATGATGCCTTACATAAACAAAATGCAGCAAGTAAACCAAATGATGCACAAGATGATCCAAAATTAACAGATGCACTGCAGCAGTTAGCTCCAAATATTGGCGCGACAATGCTTGCATTATCTTTGCTCGGATCTTTAATTTATGCAAAACTAATTGCTAAACCTTTTCAATTTATGAGTGATGCTTTAAAAGATATTATGAATCTTGATTTCTCAGATAAAAAGCTACTTAACAAAAATACTGATCAAACAGATTTTAATTTACAAGTAGCTGCTTCACAAGTACCAAATATTGTGAAGAATTTACATACAAGCAATCAAGATTTAAGAAATGAACTCAAAAAGGAGCAACAATTAGAACAATCTCGTAAAGAATTTATGTCTATGGTTTCCCATGAATTAAAAACACCAATTGCAGCCGTTATGGGACAACTAGATGGCATGATTCACGGAATTGGAGCTTATAAAGATAGAGATAAATATTTAAAACGTTCCTATGAAATGATGCAAGACATTAACATATTAACGGAAAAAATGTCGGAATTATCCAAAATACAAAACCCTCAATTTAAACCTGATTTAAAAGTTATCTCACTAACTAATATTATTGAAGATGTTATGAAGAAAGTTGATTATTTCGTATCTGTAAAGCAATTAAATGTTCAATCTAACATTAAACAAGATGTACAGGTTTTAGCTGATCCTAAATTTATTCAAACTGCTATTTTTAACATTATTTCAAATGCAATTCATTATACAATTGACCATCAGCATGTATATATAAAGCTTTATGAAAAGCCTAACGGTTACGCATTAGAAGTATTAAATACAGGTTCACAAATAGATGAGGATAAACTTGCCCATCTATTTGAGCCATTCTATCGCGCAAACCCTGACAAACATGGCTTAGTACAAGGTAGTGGTCTTGGGTTATACATTGTAAAACAAATACTAGATAAACATCAATTTCCTTATGGGATACAAAACACGCCTCAAGGTGTAAAATGTTCTATTGTATTCCCAAAAGCAATGTAA
- a CDS encoding helix-turn-helix transcriptional regulator — MKLQNRVRELRAKHRVSQGDLGKAIGSSRQTISLIERGDYAPSIVLSLKIAQIFNVPVEEIFMLVEGEEDDEE, encoded by the coding sequence ATGAAGCTTCAAAATCGAGTGAGGGAATTGCGAGCAAAGCATCGTGTATCACAAGGGGATTTAGGGAAAGCGATTGGATCATCGAGGCAAACAATTAGTTTAATTGAACGCGGGGATTATGCACCATCTATTGTATTGTCGTTAAAAATCGCACAAATTTTCAATGTACCGGTGGAGGAAATATTTATGTTAGTGGAGGGGGAAGAGGACGATGAAGAGTAA
- a CDS encoding response regulator transcription factor has product MTHILVIEDNPDIQELIREFLMAQSFTVDVVGAGTEGILLFQKNSYDLVLLDVMLPDIDGYSICKIMRGQSDVPIIMLTGLHNEESEIKGFELGIDDYITKPFHYTVFIKRVEAVLRRAATKEAETATILQFRELMLNSTAYAAYVHGNQIELTTKEFEIIYTLLQNRGKVLSRSDLLNKVWGYEHYGDVRVIDTHIKNLRKKLGIPYIKTVKGIGYKIES; this is encoded by the coding sequence ATGACGCATATACTGGTGATTGAAGACAACCCAGATATACAAGAACTGATTCGTGAATTTCTAATGGCACAAAGCTTTACCGTTGATGTCGTTGGCGCTGGAACAGAAGGTATACTTCTTTTCCAAAAAAATTCATACGATCTTGTCCTCCTTGATGTGATGTTACCAGATATAGATGGCTATAGTATTTGTAAAATTATGCGAGGACAATCTGATGTACCGATTATTATGTTAACAGGCTTACATAATGAAGAAAGTGAAATTAAAGGATTTGAATTAGGTATTGATGACTATATTACGAAACCGTTCCATTACACCGTATTTATTAAACGTGTAGAAGCTGTATTAAGAAGGGCAGCAACGAAGGAAGCAGAAACTGCAACTATACTACAATTCCGTGAATTGATGTTAAATTCTACAGCATATGCCGCTTATGTTCATGGTAATCAAATTGAATTAACAACAAAGGAATTTGAAATTATTTATACTTTACTGCAAAATCGGGGAAAAGTATTATCAAGAAGTGATTTGCTGAATAAGGTATGGGGCTATGAACATTATGGTGATGTAAGAGTTATAGATACACATATTAAAAACTTAAGAAAAAAATTAGGGATTCCTTATATTAAAACGGTGAAAGGCATTGGCTACAAAATCGAATCGTAG
- a CDS encoding DUF3978 family protein translates to MEAYKMHDFINTNIESHQNETVFNLHICETSEFDVSLTKSTTLSFIVSKKNIKIVTKKWINSNQESMIGKSYIIPTKAFHYFLPIISETEDELNIQVQSFGLHGELLLNERLLIDKNNKHNTKITSFFETLDENVNQTLRGLQVHCM, encoded by the coding sequence ATGGAAGCTTATAAAATGCATGATTTTATTAATACAAATATTGAATCTCATCAAAATGAAACCGTTTTTAATTTGCACATATGCGAAACAAGTGAATTTGACGTAAGTTTAACAAAATCTACAACACTGTCTTTTATCGTTTCAAAAAAGAACATTAAGATTGTTACGAAAAAATGGATTAATTCAAATCAAGAAAGCATGATTGGCAAAAGTTACATCATTCCAACGAAAGCTTTCCACTATTTCTTACCAATTATTTCTGAAACTGAAGATGAATTAAATATTCAAGTTCAAAGTTTTGGACTACATGGGGAACTTTTACTAAATGAAAGATTACTTATTGATAAAAACAACAAACATAATACCAAAATTACTAGTTTCTTTGAAACATTAGATGAGAATGTAAATCAAACATTACGAGGATTACAAGTTCATTGTATGTAA